The DNA sequence GGTGCGCTTGGGCTCAACGGGATCCTGGTGCCCGAGGCGCACGACGGTCTCGGCATGAACGAGGTGGATTTCGTGCTGCTGGCCGAGGAGTGCGGCTACGTGGCATTGGCCGAACCGCTGGTGGAAACGGTACTGGTCGGCGTGCCGCTGCTGCGTGATTGCGGGAATGCCTCGCTGGCAGCGCAGTGGCTACCGCGCATTGCGGCGGGCGAGGCGCGCATCGCGATCGGCCTCGCTTGCAATCCGCTGGTGGCCGATGCCCACGTCGCCAACCTGTTGCTGCTGCAACATGGCGAGGAATTGCACGCGGTGCCACCGGAGGCGGTGCAGCTCACGGCCAACCCGAGCCTGGATCCCTCGCGCAGGTTGTTCCGCGTTGATTGGCAGCCTGTGGCCGCCACGCTCGTAGTCGCCGGCGCGACGGGGCGGGCCTTGCTCGATGCGGCCCTGAACCGCGCGGCGCTCGGTGCGGCGGCGCAATGCCTCGGGCTCACGCAACGCCTGGTCGACCTGTCGGTCGCCTACACGCGGGACCGCCAGCAGTTCGGCCAGCCAATAGGCTCCTTCCAGGCGGTGCAGCACCTGCTGGCCAATGTCGCGGTGAAACTCGATTATGCAAGAGCACCGGTCCATCGGGCCGCTTACGATATCGCGCACGGCTCGGCTCGCGCGGCGGTGTCGGTTTCGCACGCCAAGCTCGTGGCCTGCGAGGCGGCGCTGCTGGCGGCGCGCAACAGCATCCAGGTGCACGGGGCGATGGGCTACACCTGGGAAGTAGATGTGCATATCTTCGCCAAGCGCGCGTGGTCGCTCGACAGCGCCTGGGGCGATCGCGCGTTTCACAAGCAGCGGGTGGCGGATTTCGTGCTCTGCGACGGGGCGCGGATCGGCGCGGCGGAAACTTTCTGACAATCCGGACGATTCCGGAATCATGAACAACAGAGGATCGAACAATGGCCGAAGCCTATATCGTTGATGCCCTGCGTACGCCGACCGGAAGACGCAAGGGATCGCTGGCGCATGTGCACGGTGCCGATCTCGGTGCGCACGTGCTGAAGGCGCTGGTCGCGCGCAACCCGATACCCGATCATGAATACGAGGACGTGGTGTTCGGCTGTCTCGATAACATCGGTCCGCTCGCGGGTTGCATCGCGCGTACCTGCTGGGTCGCGGCCGGACTGGCGCAGAACGTGCCGGGCGTGACCATCGACCGCCAGTGCGGCTCCTCGCAGCAGGCGGTGCATTTCGCGGCGCAGGCAGTGATGAGCGGCGTGCATGATGTGATCGTTGCCGGCGGCGTGCAGACCATGACCCAGATCCCGATCAGCGCAGCCATGACGGCTGCCGCACCGCTCGGCTTCAGCGATCCGTTCTCCGGCTCCAAGGGCTGGGTGGAGCGCTATGGCAATGTGGAGGTCTCGCAATTCAATTCCGCGGAAATGATTGCCGGCAAGTGGAATCTCTCGCGCCGCGAGATGGAGGAGTTCGCACTCGAAAGCCATCGGCGCGCCATCGAGGCCATCGACGCGGGACGTTTCGATCGCGAGATCGTGCCCTGCGAAGGCCTGCTGATGGACGAGACCGCGCGCCGTGATACCAGCCTCGAGCGCATGGCCACGCTGCAGCCGTTGATTCCCGACGGGCGGATCACGGCGGCGGTCTCGAGCCAGACCTGCGATGCGGCGTCGGCGATGCTGATCGTCTCGGAAGCGGCACTGAAGCGCTACAACCTCAAGCCGCGCGCACGTATCCACCATATGAGCATCTGGGCCGACGACCCGGTATGGATGCTGACCGCGCCGATCCCGGCCACCCAGCGCGCGCTGAAGAAGACCGGCATGAAGCTCGCTGACATCGACCTGGTCGAGATCAACGAGGCCTTCGCGCCGGTGCCGATGGCCTGGCTGAAGGACATCGGCTATCCGCATGAGCGCACCAATGTGAATGGCGGCGCGATCGCGCTCGGACATCCACTCGGCGCGACCGGCACCAAGCTGATGACCACGCTGCTGCACGAACTCGAACGCCGCGGCGGGCGTTATGGCCTGCAGACCATGTGCGAGGGCGGCGGCCAGGCGAATGTCACGATTATCGAGCGATTGTGAGTGAGGCGAGGCCGCCGCCCGGCACCACACCTGCGGGACACGCCGTAAACACATCCCTGTGGGCTCCGGCGTCGCCATCCAGGCGACGCAGGGTCCCGCTAGCGTGGTGCCGGGCAGCGGCCTCGCGACCAGGTTGGTGGGAGCGACGGATATTGGATAGTTGTCGTGCCAGCGACGCAGGGCAGCGCTCGGGGCGGGCTCGCGCTTGAGCGCGCTTTGTTCGGAAAATCGTCGGGAACGATTTTGCGAACAACGGTAGCCGCCGCACAGGGATGTGCCAGGCGGCGGTAGCGGGAGCGCGAGCCCGCCCCGGGCGCTGCCCGGAATACCTGGCAAGGTGTTGGCATGGCGAAAGCGCGAGCCCGCCCCGGGCGCTGCCCGGAATTCATGGCAATGACTTGGAATTGCCAGAGCGAGAGCCTCGCCCCGGGAGGAGCCCGGAATACGTGGTAATGCGGAGACGAGCGGAAATTTGAAGTTGCAGCGAAACAGGAGCGAAGCAAATGGCGGGACTATGTGACGGACGGGTGGTGATCATTACCGGGGCCGGTGGCGGGCTGGGGCGCGAGTATGCGCTTGCCTTTGCGGCAGAGGGTGCGCGGGTCGTGGTCAACGACATCAATGCGCAGGCCGCGCAACGCACCGTGGCGGAAATCGAGGCGCGCGGCGCGCGCGCGATTGCCAACACCGGGGATATCACCAGCTACGCGGATGCGGGCACAATCGTGAAGGCCGCGCTCGATGCCTTTGGCGATCTGCACGTGGTGGTGAACAACGCCGGCATCTGCCGTGACCGCATGTTCGTGAGCCTCAGCGAGCAGGACTGGGACGAGGTGATCCGGGTGCATCTGAAAGGGCATTTCTGCATCAGCAGTCATGCCTGCAACCATTGGCGCGCGCAGGCCAAGGAAGGACACAAGGTCAGCGGCCGGATCATCAATACCAGTTCCGGTGCGGGTTTGCAGGGCGCGGTCGGGCAGGCGAACTATTCCGCCGCAAAGGGTGGTATCGCCTCGCTCACGCTGGTACAGGCCGCGGAGCTGCGACGCTACAACGTCACCGCAAACGCACTGGCGCCGTCGGCGCGCACCGGTATGACCGAAAACGTATTCGCGGACATGATGAAAAAACCCGAGGATGGCAGCTTCGATCAATACGACCCGGCCAACGTGGCGCCGCTGGTGGTGTGGCTCGGCAGCGAGGCATCGGGGCAGGTAACGGGTCGTGTGTTCGAGATCGAGGGCGGGCGCATTGCGATTGGCGATGGCTGGCGCAGCACGGCGGGCATCGATGCCGGGCGACGCTGGGAACCCGCGGAAGTCGGCTCGGCCATGGAGAAGCTGCTGGCCGACGAAGTGCCGGCGCAGAAGGTATTCGGTACCTGAGCAGCGCATTCGGAGCAGGCGGGCCGCTTTGCCCGGGTGGCGAGCGAGAGACAGGAACAATCGATGGAATTCGCATTTACCGAAGAGCAGCAGATGATCCGCGAGACCGCGGCGCAGTTTCTTGCCGACAACAGCGCATCCGCGGCTGTGCGCGCGGCGATGGCCGGCGAAACCGGCTTCGACGCGACGCTGTGGCAGCGTATCTGTGGCGAGATGTGCTGGAGCGCGATCCACATTCCCGAGGCCTTTGGCGGTCTCGGGCTCGGCTATGTGGAACTCGCCGCAGTGCTCGAGGAGATGGGCAAGCACCTGTTGTGCGCGCCGTTTTTCTCATCGGTCTGTCTCGGCGCCAATGCGCTGCTGGTTGCGGGAAGCGAGCAGCAGAAAGCTGAATTCCTGCCGCGCATCGCGGATGGATCGCTGCGCGCCACGCTGGCGTGGTGTGACGCCTCGGGTCGCTGGGATGGCAATGGCATCAGTGCGCAGTGCACGCGCCGGAACGAGCAATTCCTGCTGAACGGAAGCTACCGTTTCGTGGTCGATGGCCACAGCGCGGACCTGCTGATCGTCGCGGCACGCGCACCGGGAAGCGTTGGCAACGAAGGCCTCAGCCTGTTCGCGGTGGCAGCCGATACGCCCGGCATCAGGCGCAGCTGGCTGCCGGGCATGGACCAGACGCGCAAGCTGGCGCAGATCGAATTCGATGATGTCCTGATCGATGCCGTGGCGCTGCTCGGCGAAGAGGGTGTGGCGTGGCAGGCACTCGAGCGGACGCTGCAACTCGCGACCATCGCGCTCGCCGCCGAGCAGGCCGGCGGCGCGCAGCGGATTCTCGACATGACGGTTGCCTACACCAGGGAACGACAGCAGTTCGGCCGCGCCATCGCGAGTTTCCAGGCGATCAAGCACAAGGCCGCCGACATGATGCTGAAGGCCGAATCCTCTCGCTCGGCGGTGTACTACGCCGCCTGCGTTGCCCAGGAGGCGTTCGCGGGCGGCCCGCTCGGCAGCGAGCTCGCGAGCGCCGCGAGCCTCGCCAAGGCCTGGTGCAGCGAGGCGTATTTCCACAACGCGGGCACCGCGCTGCAACTGTACGGTGGCGTGGGTTTCACCTGGGAATACGATGTGCATCTGTACTTCAAGCGGGCCCGCGCCAGCGAGAGTTTTCTCGGCGATGCGAGCGCGCATCGCGAACGCATTGCGCTGGGGTTGGACTTATGAATCTCGGGTTCAGCGAACAGGACGAGCGTTTTCGCGCGCAAGTGGCCGCGTGGCTGCGCGAGAATTTGTGCGGGGAGTTCGAGAAGATCCGCTTTCGCGGCGGCCCCGGCGACGAACACATGTACTCGGCCGAGCGCAAGGTCTGGGAGCAGCGCATGGCAGCGGGCGGCTGGACCTGTATCGGCTGGCCGCGGGCATACGGCGGTCGTGACGCGAGCATCGAGCAGCAGGTGATTTTCCACGAGGAGTACGCACGGGCCGGCGGACCGGGCCGGGTCGGTCATATCGGTGAAGGCCTGGCCGGCCCCACCATCATCGCCTACGGCAGCGAGGAGCAGAAACAACGCCTGTTGCCGGGAATACGTGCCGGCACCGAGTTGTGGTGCCAGGGCTATTCCGAACCCGGTGCGGGTTCCGACCTGGCGAATGTCAAAACCCGCGCGCGTCGCGACGAGGCCAGCGGCAGCTGGCTGATCAACGGCCAGAAGGTCTGGACATCGCTGGCGCACGAATCCGACTGGTGCTTCGTGATCGCGCGCACCGATCCGCAATCGGTCGGTCATGCGGGTCTGGGTTTTTTCCTGGTGCGCATGGCCCAGCCCGGAGTCACGGTACGCCCGATCGAGCAACTGACGGGCACCTCGGAGTTCAACGAGGTGTTCTTTGACGATGCCATCTGTGAGGCAAACGACATGCTCGGCCAGCCCGGTGAGGGCTGGAAAATCGCCATGGCGCTGCTCGGTTTCGAGCGTGGTACCTCGACCCTGGGCCAGCAGATGCTGTTCCAGAACGAACTCGACGAAGTGGTGCGTATCGCGCGCGAGAACGGTCGCGGCAAGGATCCGGTGCTGCGTCAGCGCATTGCGGATGCCTGGATCGGCTTGCGCATCATGCGCTACAACGCGATGCGCATGCTGTCGGGCACGGCCGACGGTTCACTTTCGCGCGAAGCGATGATCTACAAGCTGTACTGGGCAGTGTGGCACCGCAACCTCGGCAAGCTGGCGATGGATGTGCTCGGCCCGGAAGCCGAGATTCTCGAAGCGGCGCCCTACGGCCTGAGCCGGCTCCAGTCGCTGTTCCTGTTCACGCGCTCGGATACCATTTACGGCGGCACCAACCAGATCCAGCGCAACATCATCGCCGAGCGGGCGCTCGGCATGCCCAAGGAGCCGCGCGTGCGCGGTTGATGCGCCGGTACCAGACTCAATACGGGGAACGATCGATGTCACTGTCACCACGTTATGTAGAAGGCCACGAGCTGCTGGCCGGAAAATCGGTGCTGATCACGGCCGCGGCCGGCGCCGGAATCGGCTTTGCCGCCGCGAGAAAATGCGTGGAGGAGGGCTGCCGCGCGATATTCGTCAGCGATATCCACGAGGGGCGCACCGCGCAGGCGGTCGAGGCGCTGAAGGCGCTCGGTGGCACGCAGTTGGTGTTCGGCAGGGTTGCGAACGTGACCGTCGAGGAGCAGGTGCAGGCGCTCATCGACGAAGCCGAGACAAGGCTCGGCGGCGTCGACGTGCTGATCAACAACGCCGGTCTCGGTGGCACGAAGCCGCTGGTCGACATGAGTGACGAGGAGTGGTTCCGGGTGCTCGACATCACCCTGAACGGCACCATGCGCATGATGCGCGCGATGCTGCGCATCATGCAGCCGCGCCAGGCGGGCGTGATCGTCAACAACGCCTCGGTGCTGGGCTGGCGCGCGCAGCCCGATCAATGTCATTACGCCGCGGCCAAGGCTGGTGTGATGGCGCTGACCCGCTGCGCGGCGATGGAAGCCGCGCCGTTCGGTATCCGCATCAACGCGGTGTCACCCTCGCTCGCGATGCACGATTTCCTGAAGAAGACCACGCCGGTCGAACTGCTGCGGGCACTCGAGGCAAAGGAGGCCTTCGGCCGCGGTGCGGAGGTGTGGGAGGTGGCGAACGTGATGGTGTTCCTCGCCAGCGACTACGCGAGCTACATGACCGGAGAGAACGTGCCGGTCAGCAGCCAGCACGCCTGATCGCGCATACTCGGCGCGGCGCGCCGGGTGTCACATTTGGTCATGCGCAATCGGAGTCTGCGGACAATCGCTTTGGCTGCGCGAAAAGTATACTGGCACGGATTCAATAACACGGCTGCGAGGATATTCCCATGTCACGGACTGCCTATTCCCATCTGCTTTCGCCCGGTCGCATCGGCACCCTCGAATTGCGCAATCGCATCGTCGTGGCCGCGATGGGCGCCAATTTCGGTGAACTGGACGGCGCGAGCAGCGAACTCCTCGTCGCCTACCACGAGGAGCAGGCGCGTGGCGGCGTCGGGCTGATCGTCTCGGGCGCCTGCGGCGTGATGTACCCGGTGGGGAAGGTACAGCCGTGGCAGATCGCGATCTCCGAGGACCGCTTCATTCCGGGGCTGAAAAAAGTCGTCGATGCCGTGCATCGTCACGGGGCAAAGTTTGCGGTGCAGTTGCACATGGGCGGCCTGGTGGCGGGCGACGACACGCGCGAGGGACGCCCGCAATGGTGCCCGTCCGTGCCTGAACCCATGAAGGGCGATTTCATCGACGGCTTTCTGCTGGATGAGCTGAAGTCCTTCGCGGGCGCCGGGGTGCCGACCTACAAGGTGCTGGAGCACGAGGACATTCAGGTCGTGGTGAAAGCCTACGCCGCGGGTGCGCGGCGTGCAAAGCAGGCGGGTTGCGACGCCGTCGAGATCCACGGCGGGCACGGTTACCTGCTGTCGTCGTTCCTCTCGCCAAAAACCAACAAGCGCACTGACGAGTACGGCGGGAGCGTGGAAAACCGCTCGCGCTTCCTGCTCGAGGTAGTGCGTGCGGTGCGTGCCGAGGTCGGCGCCGATTTTGCGGTGTGGGTCAAGCTCGATTCGCGCGAGGTGGGCAAGGAAGGCGGCATCACGCTGGAGCACGCAACGGCCACGGCACGGCTGGTGGAGGCGGCGGGTGCGGATGGGATCGCGGTCAGTGCCTACCACGATACCGGCCAGGGCAAGCTGCATTCGGGCTCGAATATTCCGCATGAGCCGAATACCAATCTCCCGGCGGCCGCCGCGATCAAGGCGGCAGTCTCGATATCGGTCATCGCTGCGGGCCGGGTGGAGCCCGAGCACGCCGATGCCGAGATCCGGGCCGGCAAATTCGATTTTCTGGCCATGGGCCGCAAGCTGCTGGCCGACCCGCAGCTGCCGAACAAGCTCGCGGCGGGCAAGGTGGACGAGGTCCGCCCTTGTATCTATTGCTATACCTGCGTCAGCGCGATCTACACCCGCGAACGCATGCGCTGTGCGGTGAATACCGAGCTCGGTATCGAATACCTGCGCGTGAATGCGCCCCGGCCCTCGGTGCGCAAACGCGTCGTGGTGGTCGGCGGCGGGCCTGGCGGCATGGAAGCGGCGCGACGCCTGGCGCGTGACGGACACGAGGTCGTGCTGCTCGAGAAGAGCGAGCGGCTCGGCGGCACGCTGCGTTTTGCCGCGCTGGCCTATGCCGCGAACGAACGCCTGCTCGACTGGCTGCGCCTGCAGATCGAGACCTCGGATGTCGACCTGCGGCTCAATACGCTGGCGACCCCCGAGTTGCTGAAATCGCTGCATCCGGACGAGGTGGTGGTGGCGACCGGCGCGCGGCGCAACATGCCGCCGATTCCCGGCAGCGAACTCCCGCACGTGTTCAGTGGCGACGATATGCGCGGGATGATGCTCGGCGACAGTTCACCGGCCCTGCAGCAGAAGACGTCGCTGCTCACGCGTATAGCGACCAAGGCGGGTGCGGCAACAGGGCTCACCGCGAATCTCGATTTCGTGCGCAAGGCCACGCACGCCTGGATGCCGCTCGGCAAAAGCGTCGCGATCATCGGCGGCGAACTGGTGGGGCTGGAACTCGCGGAATTCCTGGTCGAGCGCGGGCGCAGCGTCACGATCATCGACGAGGCGCCGCGCTTCGGCGCCGGCATGACGCTGGTGCGGCGTCTGCGGCTGCTCGCCGAGTTGCGCGAACACGGGCTCGGCCTGTATCCCGGTTCGAAGGACATCCGCATCGCGACCGGGAAGGTCGCGTTTGTCGACAGCGCGGGCACTGCGCACAGCGTTGCCGCCGAGCACGTCATCGTGGCCAAGGGTGCGACCGGCGATTCCACGCAGGCCGACGCCTTCCGCGCCGCGGGTCTGCGTGTTCACGAGGTCGGCGACGGCAGCGGTGTAGGCTATATCGAGGGCGCGATGCGCGGTGCGCTGCGCGCGGTGGATGCAATCAATGCGGGGGAAGCGGTTACGGGACCCTGAGTCGTGTGGTGGTGGAAACGGCTTCTGTGGATACAGCACGTGCTTCGACGCCAAACGTATCGAAAAAGTACGCGTCGTCAGCACGATGGTCGTTGCGGCGCCTATATACCGGCAATTGCCTCATCCACATCCCGGTTGGCTTGGCCGCGGGGGATGACAGGCTTGGCTTTCACGCTTTGGGGCTGGACTTGGCGCTTTGGCGCATCCGGCTGCGCAGACCTTCAAAGTAGCTGGCAGCGGCTGGTGCGACAGATGCGGAAGATGCACCCGCGAGCAGCAGACCACGCAGTTGCAGACGATCCTGATCCTTGCGGATCAGTTCGCGCACGTACTCGCTGCTGGTGCCGTAGCCACGCTGGCTGACCTGATCGTCAACGAAGGATTTCAGCGTTTCGGGCAGGGAAATATTCATGGTGCTCATGCCTGCAAGATAGGCGGTTTGGCAAAAACTGACAATATGCACTTCCCGCCCCATCTGCCGTTCGAAGGGAGGTGAGTATTCCCTGGTCGGCGGTGGCAGCGAGATCGCCCGGCGCGAAAAGCTACATCACTCGACGGTCAACTCGATATGGCTGCTGGCGGTTTCCGCGTCTTAGACGACGGAGCCGTGGACTAAAACGCACGTGATGTCTCCGGCGAGCGGTGCGAGCGCTTAGTGGATGAGTGCCACCATGGCGACGGTCTTGCGTACCAGCGCGCACAGTTCCTCGACGATTTGAGGTGCGCCGAGCAGGGGGCCATCCACGAAGCGTTTGACGCGGCGTGGGGTATCAGAGGACACCTGCGTCTGCAAACTCAATCATCAGAGCAATTGCGCGGCCACAGTTATCGACGAGGGCGCGAAAATGCGACCTCAGATCGCCGTGCTGCGCGATCAGTGCCTCGCGGATCGCCTTGGCGTCCGATCCGCCTGCGTGGCCCTTCATCTTGGTGCGCAAGTCGTGCAGCGATTTCAGTGGGGCCACGACAGCAGTTGCCTCCTCCTCGTTTACCTGTGCATGCATAAGGACCTCGCCGATCAGTTTCAGGCTGCCCCATTGCGGCTCGATGGTGATACCGGCTGCTTCGGCTTTCGACTTGAAATAGCTTCTGCTCAACCCCTCGACGACCAACTGGTCGAGGGCCATCAGTTCATTTGCCCACTCTTCCTGGCTGGCCGTAACTGGGTAGTGCACGCGACCTGGCAGCTTTGGATTCTTCAGGCTCCACCACGCTATTCCTGCACCGTTCAACACTTCGAGGCGTCTTTTCAGGCTTGCCAGCGGGTCCGGGGAGGTGTCCCACTGTGCCAGGAAGTCGGATTTGTAAGCGCGCGCTGAGATCCCCGCCTTGGGCGCCTCGTTGAACGACTTCCAGTAGAGTTGTTCAGCATATGGCAGAAGGCTGAGATCGCAGAGGTAGGCGTGCGCCTGGCCTGCCTCGTTGATGTCGTAGCTCTTCAGGAACCACGCCCCACGGCAATGAATGGATCGTCCTTCGATCTGGTACTTGTCCGGGTCTGCTTTGTACTTCAGCAATATTTCCGGCCGGAAAAACGCGGGGCTGGTTTGAAATGGCAGATCGGATTCGACGAAGTAGTTGCCGAGATGAACGGGATCGCATGAGCACTCGTGCACCACAGCGTGCTTCCAGTCGTGGGCTATGAAGGTGGCGTACTGTTTTGGTTCGGGGGATTCCCACATCAGGCGTCGCCGTAGCCGATGGTTGATGACAGGCGCGGTCACCTGAAACCCGCGCAGATAGCTTTCACGGCCCGCGTTGGCGCGACCACGGTAATAGAGGTTTTCTTCGACTAGGCTGACATGTTCCTCGGGGCCATCGCCCCAGCTGGTAAAATTTCCAGGGTCGAACCGTGTGGAATCGAACAGCAAGACGTACGACGATTCGAACATCAAGAGCAGCACATCGAGGTCTTCGCGCTTGATCGTGACCACGAGGCCATCCTGCAGTTTATGGATACGCACAACCTCTTCGACGTCACCGTTTTCATCCAGCCGGCAGTAGGCGCTGCGTTCAGGCACGAGATGCAGCCCCAACAAGTGCGCTACCTTTTGCGAGAGTTCGACGTAGGTGTGGTTGTCCCGGTGGCCGTCGAACTCACGGATGAACAGCAATTGTTCACCAAGCTCAAGCGTCCTCGATCCGCAACTGCTCAAGGGCGGTTCGATCCACATCTGCCGTTCCGATAGAGGTGCGATTCGCCGTTGAGATACTGCCGCGCCGGAGTGCGCGGGCGATAACGATCGAACTCGGCCAGTTGCCGGCTGATCCAGCCAACGCGTTTCCGCACCCGCTCGGCGATCAATGCCTGCGGGCAGCCCAGCGGTGCGCGCACCAGCACGCGACTGTCGGGGTGCACCTCGATGACCAGCGTCTGGCGCGAGGCCAAAAAGCGCACTTCGTAGCGAATCGTATCAGGGCCGTAGGTGAGAATGCCGACCATGGTCTTCATCCCGCCATCCGGTGATGGGCGAGCTGCAATGCTTTCTCGATAATCTTGTCCATTTCGTCGGTGGAAAGCGGGATCCCGCGCGCGCCCTTCAGCTCGTCATAGAGGTAGTCGTCGATCTCGTTCATGGTCCGGCGCTGGGCATCGAGATCATCCCAGTAGCCCACCTTGCGGTTGCGCCGGAAGATGTCCCACACCGCCATGGCCGCCTGGATGGCGATCGTCTGCGCCTGTTCGGCGTCGTTCAGGTGGTTCGCCAAAATGGGGCGCAGCAGGCCATAGACGGCGGCCGCGTCGGCGTCACCGTTTAGCGCGGGCGGCAGGTCGTCGCCCTTGCGGGAGACGACGGCATCCTTGATCGCGGTGACGCGCTGAAGGTATTCCAGATCGGACAGGCGCCTGGCGCGGTAATCATCGATGGCCTGCTGGATAAGCCTGGAGAACTTCTCGTAAAAGGCCGGGTCCTGCTCCAGTCGTTCGCTGATGGCACGCTTGGTGGCGTGGGCTATCGTGTCGGCTTTGGCGCCGAGGCTTTTTCCACTACCTGCGCCTAGCTCCTCCACCACCCTTTGGAATGCGGCCTCGTCGAAAATGTTCACTGGCGCGTTGATCTGCACCACCTCAGAGGCCGAGATGTGTGTGTCCAGCAGCTTCTGGATGCGCGGCTCGAAATCGCGATAATCCACCGACTCGGCGTAGCGCAGCTTCACCGCCGCCTTGAGATTGACGAAGCGCTTCAGGTCGTTCTTGTAGGCGCGCAGCTTCTGCTCGGGTGTCTCGGTGATGAAACGTTCGCTGGAGAGCGCGATCGCCAGTGTCTTGGCGTAGGCCGACAGCCGCTCGTAGAAATCGGCGCGCAGCTTCTCGTCAGCCAGCAGCTGTTCGAAGGCTTCCTCGTCCTGGCGGTTCTTCACTGCCTTGAACAGGTCCCATAATTCGGCATGGCGCTGCGCCAGCGCCCTGGTTTCTTCATGGATCGAGGTCAGCGCACCTTCGAGATCCGCCGCCTCGAATCCTTCCAAAGCGCTGTAGGTGGTCAGCGCCTGGTCCAGTTCGCCCAGCACGCCCACGTAGTCGATGACGTAGCCAAAGTCCTTGGCCTTGCTGCCGGATTCGTCCTCGTACAGGCGATTGACCCGGGCAATGGCCTGCAGCAAGGAATGGTCCTTGAGCCGGCGGGCCAGATAGAGCACCGTGTTGCGCGGTGCATCGAAGCCGGTCAGCAGCTTGTCCACCACGATCAGGATTTCCGGCTCGTCACCGAACTTGAAGGCGTTGACGATCTGCTTGTTATAGTCCTCCTCCGAGCCGTAGCGCTTCATCATGCGCTGCCAGAAGGCCACTACCGCATCGGCGGATTCCTCGGCGTCGATTTCGTCGAAGCCTTCGCGCTCGTCGGGTGGCGAGATGATCACCTCGCTGGTGACCGCGCCCAGCTCATCCAGGAATGCCTTGTAGCGCAGCGCGGCCGCCTTGTTGGGCGCAACCAGCTGCGCCTTGAAGCCGGTACCCTGCCAGTTCTGGCGGTAATGCTCGCTGATATCGAAGGCGCGCATGTAAATCACCTGCTCGGCCTTGTTGAGCATTTCCGCGCGGGCGTACTTCTTTTTGAGATCCGCCTTCTGCTGGTCTGTCAGCCCCTGGGTGTGACGCTCGAACCAGATGTCGATGGCGGCCTGGTTCTGCTCCAGTTCCACCATGCGGCCTTCGTAGAGCAGCGGCACGATGGCGCCGTCGGCTACCGCCTGGTCGATGGCATAGGTGTGGATCACGCCGCCGAACCTGGCCACATCGCTCTTCTCGCGCGTCAACAGCGGCGTGCCGGTGAAGCCGATGTAGCAGGCATTGGGAAACATCTGACGCATGCGCGCCGAGTAGCCGCCGAGCTGGGTGCGCTGGGTTTCGTCCACGAGCACGAAGATATCGGGCGAGGCATCGCTGAATTTCTTGTAGGCCAGCGCCTTGTCGAACTTGTGCACCAGGGTGGTGACGATGTGCGACTTTCCATCGGCCACGAGATCCACGAGATGACGGCCGCTCTCGGCCCGGTCGGGCGAGAGGCCGCAGGCGGCAAAGGTGTTGCCGAGCTGCTTGTCCAGGTCCACGCGGTCGGTCACCAGCACGATGCGCGGATTGCGGATGGCTGGCTCCAGCGCCAACGCGCGGGCCAGCATCACCATGGTCAGCGATTTGCCCGAGCCCTGGG is a window from the Gammaproteobacteria bacterium genome containing:
- a CDS encoding SDR family oxidoreductase, whose amino-acid sequence is MSLSPRYVEGHELLAGKSVLITAAAGAGIGFAAARKCVEEGCRAIFVSDIHEGRTAQAVEALKALGGTQLVFGRVANVTVEEQVQALIDEAETRLGGVDVLINNAGLGGTKPLVDMSDEEWFRVLDITLNGTMRMMRAMLRIMQPRQAGVIVNNASVLGWRAQPDQCHYAAAKAGVMALTRCAAMEAAPFGIRINAVSPSLAMHDFLKKTTPVELLRALEAKEAFGRGAEVWEVANVMVFLASDYASYMTGENVPVSSQHA
- a CDS encoding acyl-CoA/acyl-ACP dehydrogenase, whose product is MEFAFTEEQQMIRETAAQFLADNSASAAVRAAMAGETGFDATLWQRICGEMCWSAIHIPEAFGGLGLGYVELAAVLEEMGKHLLCAPFFSSVCLGANALLVAGSEQQKAEFLPRIADGSLRATLAWCDASGRWDGNGISAQCTRRNEQFLLNGSYRFVVDGHSADLLIVAARAPGSVGNEGLSLFAVAADTPGIRRSWLPGMDQTRKLAQIEFDDVLIDAVALLGEEGVAWQALERTLQLATIALAAEQAGGAQRILDMTVAYTRERQQFGRAIASFQAIKHKAADMMLKAESSRSAVYYAACVAQEAFAGGPLGSELASAASLAKAWCSEAYFHNAGTALQLYGGVGFTWEYDVHLYFKRARASESFLGDASAHRERIALGLDL
- a CDS encoding acetyl-CoA C-acetyltransferase, which translates into the protein MAEAYIVDALRTPTGRRKGSLAHVHGADLGAHVLKALVARNPIPDHEYEDVVFGCLDNIGPLAGCIARTCWVAAGLAQNVPGVTIDRQCGSSQQAVHFAAQAVMSGVHDVIVAGGVQTMTQIPISAAMTAAAPLGFSDPFSGSKGWVERYGNVEVSQFNSAEMIAGKWNLSRREMEEFALESHRRAIEAIDAGRFDREIVPCEGLLMDETARRDTSLERMATLQPLIPDGRITAAVSSQTCDAASAMLIVSEAALKRYNLKPRARIHHMSIWADDPVWMLTAPIPATQRALKKTGMKLADIDLVEINEAFAPVPMAWLKDIGYPHERTNVNGGAIALGHPLGATGTKLMTTLLHELERRGGRYGLQTMCEGGGQANVTIIERL
- a CDS encoding SDR family oxidoreductase yields the protein MAGLCDGRVVIITGAGGGLGREYALAFAAEGARVVVNDINAQAAQRTVAEIEARGARAIANTGDITSYADAGTIVKAALDAFGDLHVVVNNAGICRDRMFVSLSEQDWDEVIRVHLKGHFCISSHACNHWRAQAKEGHKVSGRIINTSSGAGLQGAVGQANYSAAKGGIASLTLVQAAELRRYNVTANALAPSARTGMTENVFADMMKKPEDGSFDQYDPANVAPLVVWLGSEASGQVTGRVFEIEGGRIAIGDGWRSTAGIDAGRRWEPAEVGSAMEKLLADEVPAQKVFGT
- a CDS encoding acyl-CoA dehydrogenase family protein codes for the protein MNLGFSEQDERFRAQVAAWLRENLCGEFEKIRFRGGPGDEHMYSAERKVWEQRMAAGGWTCIGWPRAYGGRDASIEQQVIFHEEYARAGGPGRVGHIGEGLAGPTIIAYGSEEQKQRLLPGIRAGTELWCQGYSEPGAGSDLANVKTRARRDEASGSWLINGQKVWTSLAHESDWCFVIARTDPQSVGHAGLGFFLVRMAQPGVTVRPIEQLTGTSEFNEVFFDDAICEANDMLGQPGEGWKIAMALLGFERGTSTLGQQMLFQNELDEVVRIARENGRGKDPVLRQRIADAWIGLRIMRYNAMRMLSGTADGSLSREAMIYKLYWAVWHRNLGKLAMDVLGPEAEILEAAPYGLSRLQSLFLFTRSDTIYGGTNQIQRNIIAERALGMPKEPRVRG
- a CDS encoding acyl-CoA/acyl-ACP dehydrogenase, translating into MDFSFSEDQQLFQQSARDFLRTEITPERIRESWDNASGRSDALWSQLGALGLNGILVPEAHDGLGMNEVDFVLLAEECGYVALAEPLVETVLVGVPLLRDCGNASLAAQWLPRIAAGEARIAIGLACNPLVADAHVANLLLLQHGEELHAVPPEAVQLTANPSLDPSRRLFRVDWQPVAATLVVAGATGRALLDAALNRAALGAAAQCLGLTQRLVDLSVAYTRDRQQFGQPIGSFQAVQHLLANVAVKLDYARAPVHRAAYDIAHGSARAAVSVSHAKLVACEAALLAARNSIQVHGAMGYTWEVDVHIFAKRAWSLDSAWGDRAFHKQRVADFVLCDGARIGAAETF